Proteins encoded within one genomic window of Oscillospiraceae bacterium:
- the dapF gene encoding diaminopimelate epimerase — MHFVKMYACQHDIALLDGITSSVDESVLAVPYLCDRRLGIGAQTLVVVHPSTVAHARISVYTSNGAAVILCGDSIRCAAKFLYDDGHVSNTAMTIETYHGVKEVLVTPSRSEEAYSVTIDLGQARMTKPPIYNPYLKMNCVSLGERYIFMEEDKLYSEPVESLGQKLSRDPSQDGGIDVGFVSASDLKTLALRLWNRTGNETFSDGTAAAAAAALMIDKRKCQPSVTVRMAGGDITVHQDDEGHLFLTGQVCYAFRGEI; from the coding sequence ATGCACTTTGTTAAAATGTATGCCTGTCAGCATGACATTGCTTTGCTTGACGGCATCACTTCGTCTGTCGATGAAAGTGTACTTGCGGTGCCATACCTTTGTGATCGGCGGCTTGGCATAGGCGCGCAAACCCTTGTAGTTGTGCACCCGTCTACGGTGGCACACGCGCGCATTTCAGTGTATACGAGTAACGGCGCGGCCGTCATACTCTGTGGCGACTCAATACGCTGCGCGGCAAAGTTTCTCTACGATGACGGACACGTCAGCAATACCGCCATGACCATCGAAACATATCACGGTGTCAAGGAAGTGTTGGTCACACCATCCAGGAGTGAAGAGGCGTACAGCGTAACCATTGACTTGGGGCAGGCGCGTATGACCAAGCCTCCCATTTATAACCCATATCTCAAGATGAATTGCGTTAGTCTCGGTGAGCGATATATATTCATGGAGGAAGACAAACTGTACAGCGAGCCTGTTGAGTCACTCGGTCAAAAGCTGTCACGCGACCCATCACAGGACGGCGGTATCGACGTTGGCTTTGTTTCAGCGAGTGACCTCAAGACTTTAGCGTTGCGTCTATGGAACCGCACCGGTAACGAAACATTCAGTGACGGCACTGCCGCTGCCGCCGCTGCTGCGCTGATGATTGACAAGCGAAAATGCCAGCCGTCAGTCACCGTCCGTATGGCCGGCGGTGACATCACCGTCCACCAAGACGACGAGGGGCATTTATTTTTAACAGGGCAAGTTTGCTACGCATTTCGCGGCGAGATTTAA
- the hprK gene encoding HPr(Ser) kinase/phosphatase, producing MTEAPYRVKLTDFIKEFNLTVLHEPPHIADIEITTDDVNRPGLQLTGFFDYFEPSRLQIMGKVEATYLETLTPKQRRENFDALFSRKIPALIVSRGIEPCSECLASAKKYEVPLLQTQESTAYIMSAMVASLKVSLAPRVTRHGVLVEVYGEGILLFGESGVGKSETAIELVKRGHRLIADDAVEIKRVSAISLVGSAPELIRHYIELRGIGVVDVRRIFGMGAVNQSEKIDLVIHLEMWDDKKQYDRLGLDQMTTEILGVEIPKLEVPVKPGRNLAIIIEVAAMNLRHKKLGYNAAKEFTDRISRHFGQDGSDDWGQSS from the coding sequence ATGACTGAAGCGCCTTATCGTGTCAAGCTGACAGACTTCATTAAAGAATTTAATTTAACGGTGCTGCATGAACCACCGCATATCGCCGATATTGAGATTACTACCGACGATGTCAACCGTCCCGGGTTGCAGTTGACCGGTTTTTTTGATTACTTTGAGCCGTCACGTCTACAGATTATGGGCAAAGTGGAGGCGACGTATTTAGAGACTTTGACACCCAAGCAGCGGCGTGAGAATTTTGACGCGCTCTTTTCGCGTAAAATTCCGGCACTGATTGTCAGTCGAGGCATAGAACCATGCTCTGAGTGTCTTGCCTCTGCAAAAAAATATGAAGTGCCGTTGTTGCAAACGCAGGAATCGACGGCGTATATCATGAGTGCCATGGTGGCGTCACTCAAAGTGTCACTGGCACCGCGTGTGACGCGGCACGGTGTGTTGGTTGAGGTTTATGGCGAGGGTATTTTGCTCTTTGGCGAAAGCGGCGTGGGCAAAAGCGAAACGGCAATTGAACTGGTCAAACGCGGGCACCGGCTGATTGCCGACGATGCTGTAGAAATCAAGCGCGTGTCGGCCATTAGCCTTGTGGGCAGCGCGCCTGAGCTGATTCGGCATTATATTGAACTGCGCGGCATTGGTGTGGTGGATGTGCGCCGCATTTTTGGCATGGGCGCAGTCAATCAGAGCGAAAAAATCGACTTGGTGATTCACCTTGAAATGTGGGATGATAAGAAGCAGTATGACAGGCTGGGGCTCGACCAAATGACAACTGAGATCCTCGGCGTGGAGATTCCCAAACTGGAAGTGCCTGTCAAGCCGGGGCGAAATTTGGCTATTATCATTGAAGTTGCCGCTATGAATTTGCGGCATAAAAAGTTGGGCTACAATGCCGCTAAGGAGTTTACCGACAGAATCAGCCGCCATTTCGGACAGGATGGCAGCGACGACTGGGGGCAATCGTCTTGA
- a CDS encoding PHP domain-containing protein — protein MMHDFALGEERGLRHGKTNNKLIADLHIHTNACGHATPTIEEAAAAAKQKGLSIIAITEHGPDVHDAPPLEYFVDISQNYPREIDGVTVLGGIELNMMPNGYDLPDDILAQLDFVLCSQHQWCYPPSDDREVVTADWIKACEHPHIDGIAHVGQSDYNIGYDAIVRACVRTDTVLEVNNTSLRFGRESRETFEHWLKLCAKYDCPVIVNSDAHDARFVGNVDLAMDLLQEIGFPEDLVLNTNETRFRAWLARRRRNI, from the coding sequence ATGATGCATGATTTTGCCTTAGGCGAAGAGCGCGGTCTCCGCCACGGCAAAACCAACAATAAATTGATTGCCGATTTGCATATACATACTAACGCCTGCGGGCACGCTACGCCCACGATTGAAGAAGCTGCCGCTGCGGCAAAACAAAAAGGGCTGAGCATTATTGCCATCACCGAACACGGTCCCGATGTGCATGACGCGCCGCCGCTTGAATATTTCGTTGATATTTCTCAAAATTATCCGCGCGAAATTGACGGTGTGACAGTACTTGGCGGCATTGAACTCAACATGATGCCAAATGGTTATGATTTACCCGATGATATTCTTGCGCAGCTGGATTTTGTGCTTTGCTCGCAGCATCAATGGTGTTACCCGCCGTCGGATGACCGTGAAGTCGTGACTGCCGATTGGATTAAAGCTTGCGAACACCCGCATATTGACGGTATTGCACATGTTGGGCAAAGCGATTATAATATTGGTTACGATGCCATAGTACGCGCGTGTGTGCGCACTGACACAGTGCTGGAAGTTAACAACACGTCGCTCCGCTTTGGGCGTGAGTCACGCGAAACATTTGAGCATTGGTTGAAATTGTGCGCCAAATATGATTGTCCTGTAATCGTTAATAGTGACGCGCATGATGCACGATTTGTCGGCAATGTTGATTTGGCGATGGACCTGCTGCAAGAGATTGGCTTTCCCGAAGATTTGGTATTGAATACCAATGAAACGAGGTTTCGGGCGTGGCTTGCGAGGCGGAGGAGGAATATATAG
- a CDS encoding C-GCAxxG-C-C family protein, with product MSKKAEIAADLFHNSFNCGQAIFGAFSEDYGLEKDTALKIAGGLSSGMRSGEVCGAVAGAVLVIGLKYGHTKRFCYERTEEFTAKFKEENKHLACRDLLGYDISTPEGRAKAIEENMFRTICVDMVVSAADILVELGY from the coding sequence GTGAGCAAAAAGGCCGAAATCGCCGCCGATCTCTTCCACAACAGTTTCAATTGCGGACAAGCAATTTTCGGTGCATTTTCCGAGGACTATGGACTGGAAAAAGACACGGCATTAAAAATTGCCGGCGGGCTCAGCAGCGGGATGCGAAGCGGTGAGGTCTGTGGTGCAGTGGCGGGCGCGGTGTTGGTAATCGGCCTGAAATACGGCCACACCAAGAGGTTTTGTTATGAACGAACAGAAGAATTCACGGCGAAGTTCAAGGAAGAAAACAAGCACTTAGCTTGCCGCGATTTGCTTGGCTATGATATCTCAACCCCCGAAGGCAGAGCAAAGGCCATTGAGGAAAATATGTTTAGAACGATTTGCGTTGATATGGTTGTCAGTGCGGCGGATATACTGGTTGAGCTGGGGTATTAA
- a CDS encoding PIG-L family deacetylase: MQLKNAKGHIYIPDGSGAAAAMQRTTHLCIAAHQDDVEIMAYGPIVECYNDSNKFFSAVVITDGAGSPRDGKYASMTDEDMQLVRRQEQDAAAKMGRYSAMLQLGYPSKAAKASGDGQCAEELAAIIKACAPEFLFTHNLADKHDTHVGVALRTIEAIRSLPMELRPKKLYSMEVWRGLDWLLDSDKVVFNTDPEPQLASDILAVFESQCAGGKRYDLAAIGRRVANATFFASHAVDTCNSCSYALDITALILDDTICPVDFIKAHIDSMRVDVEDRLARMK; the protein is encoded by the coding sequence ATGCAACTCAAAAATGCAAAAGGTCACATCTACATCCCCGATGGTTCGGGTGCGGCGGCGGCTATGCAACGCACGACACACCTGTGCATTGCAGCACACCAAGACGACGTGGAAATCATGGCATACGGCCCCATTGTCGAGTGCTACAACGACAGCAATAAGTTTTTCAGCGCTGTTGTTATCACTGATGGCGCAGGCTCACCGCGGGACGGAAAATATGCCTCGATGACCGATGAGGATATGCAGCTTGTACGCCGCCAAGAGCAGGACGCCGCCGCAAAAATGGGGCGTTACAGTGCTATGCTGCAACTCGGCTATCCAAGCAAAGCGGCAAAGGCATCGGGCGACGGACAGTGCGCCGAAGAACTAGCGGCAATTATTAAAGCCTGTGCGCCGGAGTTTTTGTTTACGCACAATTTAGCCGACAAACACGATACACACGTTGGCGTAGCATTGCGTACAATCGAAGCTATCCGTTCACTGCCAATGGAATTGCGCCCAAAGAAACTGTACAGCATGGAAGTTTGGCGCGGCTTAGACTGGCTGCTTGACAGCGACAAAGTTGTGTTTAACACTGACCCCGAGCCGCAATTGGCATCGGATATTTTAGCCGTATTCGAGTCACAGTGCGCAGGCGGCAAGCGATATGATTTAGCCGCTATCGGACGTCGAGTTGCCAACGCAACATTCTTCGCCTCGCACGCCGTTGATACCTGTAATAGTTGCAGCTACGCGCTTGATATCACAGCGTTGATTTTAGATGACACCATTTGCCCGGTCGACTTCATCAAAGCACATATCGATAGTATGCGTGTTGATGTTGAGGATAGGCTTGCACGGATGAAGTAA
- a CDS encoding VOC family protein — translation MIKSILGISFDCPNANELADFYMNISGWTREELSGDEWAGLRTPEGILLVFQTVEDYTPPVWPWENGKQQQMAHIDFFVDNLQEVEKLALYHGAKKSEIQFFDTSTVMFDPAGHPFCLSTVKE, via the coding sequence ATGATAAAGTCAATACTCGGTATTTCGTTTGATTGCCCAAACGCTAATGAATTAGCTGATTTTTATATGAACATATCAGGCTGGACAAGAGAGGAACTCTCTGGTGATGAGTGGGCAGGTCTTCGTACGCCGGAAGGCATTTTGTTAGTTTTTCAAACTGTGGAGGATTATACGCCGCCTGTTTGGCCATGGGAAAACGGAAAACAACAACAAATGGCGCATATAGATTTCTTTGTGGACAATTTGCAAGAAGTTGAAAAATTGGCTTTATATCATGGCGCAAAAAAATCTGAGATTCAATTCTTTGATACATCGACTGTGATGTTTGACCCTGCCGGACATCCTTTTTGTTTATCAACAGTCAAAGAATAA
- a CDS encoding ROK family protein — MQHHGIDINVKHIPALNPGFVPLSAYNRAYAKLATQPFAIAIERENGQVFTLETKIIGDGKHNDADNAYAERMVKLLLWAIGGFRITVCGSDSIAAHIKEQYSPTGKRAFDNAFMARVYERDFEVNSLPYGQRPQTHEVTTALKRDLSGCRIGFDAGGSDRKVSAVVDGEAIYSEEVVWHPKITADPMYHFNGIVDAMKTAASKMPRVDAIGVSSAGIYVANRTAVASLFLKVEPDDFERVVKDIYINAAKEIGDVPLVVANDGDVTALAGAMGLGENNVLGIAMGTSLAAGYIDGNGNITGRLNELAFAPVDGQDNAFEDEWSGDIGCGVKCMSQDGVALLCPAAGIELPADATPAEKLTFVQNLMKDDDARAAAIFDSIGVYLGHALALWRTIYPMRHVLLLGRVMSGKGGDIVIEKARQVLKDDYPEIADLNLLLPDEKTRRVGQSAAAAALPSIG; from the coding sequence ATGCAACACCATGGAATTGACATCAATGTCAAACACATTCCCGCACTGAATCCCGGCTTTGTGCCACTGTCGGCGTACAATCGCGCTTACGCCAAGCTAGCGACCCAACCGTTCGCCATCGCCATCGAGCGTGAGAATGGACAAGTTTTTACATTGGAAACCAAAATTATTGGTGATGGCAAGCATAACGACGCCGACAACGCCTATGCAGAACGCATGGTTAAACTGCTGCTGTGGGCGATTGGCGGGTTTAGAATCACCGTTTGCGGCAGCGACAGCATTGCCGCGCACATTAAAGAGCAATACAGCCCAACGGGCAAGCGCGCATTCGACAACGCCTTTATGGCGCGGGTCTACGAACGTGATTTTGAGGTGAACAGCTTGCCGTACGGGCAGCGTCCGCAAACGCACGAGGTCACCACCGCGCTGAAACGCGACTTGTCGGGCTGCCGCATTGGCTTTGATGCCGGCGGCAGTGACCGCAAAGTCTCGGCAGTTGTTGATGGCGAGGCGATTTACAGCGAAGAAGTTGTTTGGCATCCTAAAATCACAGCTGACCCGATGTATCATTTCAATGGCATTGTCGATGCCATGAAGACTGCGGCCAGTAAAATGCCACGTGTCGATGCCATCGGCGTGTCATCAGCCGGCATTTATGTGGCTAATCGAACGGCAGTTGCGTCACTGTTCTTGAAAGTCGAGCCCGATGATTTTGAGCGCGTAGTTAAGGATATTTACATCAACGCCGCCAAAGAAATCGGCGATGTGCCGCTCGTCGTGGCAAACGACGGCGATGTGACGGCACTGGCAGGTGCAATGGGACTTGGGGAAAACAATGTGCTTGGCATTGCCATGGGCACAAGCCTTGCGGCGGGATACATTGACGGCAACGGTAATATTACCGGACGACTTAACGAGTTGGCGTTTGCGCCGGTCGACGGGCAAGATAATGCCTTTGAAGATGAGTGGTCGGGCGATATCGGTTGCGGTGTAAAGTGCATGTCGCAAGACGGCGTGGCACTACTTTGCCCCGCAGCGGGTATTGAATTGCCGGCTGATGCGACACCGGCAGAAAAATTGACCTTTGTGCAAAATCTAATGAAAGACGACGACGCGAGAGCCGCCGCAATTTTTGACTCGATTGGTGTGTATCTTGGTCATGCGCTGGCATTGTGGCGCACGATTTATCCCATGCGCCACGTGTTGTTGCTGGGGCGCGTGATGAGTGGCAAAGGCGGCGATATTGTCATTGAAAAAGCGCGTCAAGTGCTTAAAGACGACTACCCCGAAATCGCCGATTTGAATTTGCTGTTGCCTGATGAAAAGACGCGCCGTGTCGGTCAAAGCGCAGCTGCGGCGGCGTTGCCGTCGATTGGCTAG
- a CDS encoding ROK family protein translates to MYTIGIDVGGMSLVAGVVTREGKLLGKASLPTRQDTDPQLLADDLIAIAREACVKANVDTADIDAIGLGFPGSVDADTVIYCCNIPSLQEPVKLPAMMRKQWDVPIALENDANAAALGEAKVGSAKGCDDVLFITLGTGVGGGIVIGGKVYAGFNHLGGELGHMVIVYDGEPCGCGRKGCWESYASATALMRMTREAMEAYPDSRLWRQVKTLDGVSGRTAFDAMRDGDEIAKGVVLQYMEMLGCGLANMINILEPEVVCIGGGIANEGDALIVPLTAIVERESYNKTAKKAVIRTAALGNDAGVIGAALVAVG, encoded by the coding sequence ATGTACACCATAGGCATAGATGTTGGCGGCATGAGCCTTGTTGCCGGCGTAGTGACCCGTGAGGGAAAACTGCTGGGCAAAGCCAGCCTGCCCACGCGCCAAGACACTGACCCGCAATTGTTGGCTGATGACTTGATTGCCATAGCGCGTGAAGCTTGTGTTAAAGCGAACGTTGACACGGCAGACATTGACGCTATTGGGTTGGGCTTTCCCGGCTCGGTGGATGCCGATACCGTGATTTACTGTTGCAATATTCCGTCGTTGCAAGAGCCTGTCAAGCTGCCCGCCATGATGCGCAAGCAATGGGATGTGCCAATTGCATTAGAAAATGATGCCAACGCCGCTGCGCTCGGCGAGGCGAAAGTTGGCAGCGCAAAAGGTTGCGACGATGTGCTGTTTATCACGCTCGGCACAGGTGTTGGCGGCGGCATTGTCATCGGCGGCAAAGTGTATGCCGGTTTTAACCATCTCGGCGGCGAACTTGGGCATATGGTTATTGTGTATGACGGCGAGCCTTGCGGTTGCGGCCGTAAAGGTTGCTGGGAATCGTACGCTTCAGCGACGGCACTCATGCGCATGACACGCGAAGCTATGGAGGCTTATCCGGACAGCCGCTTGTGGCGTCAAGTAAAAACACTTGACGGCGTGAGCGGGCGGACAGCATTTGACGCCATGCGCGACGGCGACGAAATCGCAAAAGGCGTTGTGTTGCAGTATATGGAGATGCTTGGCTGTGGGCTGGCAAATATGATCAATATTCTCGAACCAGAAGTCGTCTGTATTGGCGGCGGCATTGCTAACGAGGGAGATGCGCTAATTGTGCCGCTAACAGCCATTGTCGAACGTGAGAGTTATAATAAGACAGCGAAAAAGGCAGTCATTCGCACTGCGGCGTTAGGCAATGACGCGGGCGTGATTGGTGCAGCATTGGTGGCAGTGGGTTAG
- the murB gene encoding UDP-N-acetylmuramate dehydrogenase, producing the protein MDAIQNVTAAWETQGRKALRDELLSRHTTFHVGGAAPLMLLPQTVDELLIALELCRNANIPYFLLGNGSNILAADEGWSGVIIKTKDGLQEVSLDSNDGEGVVADCGLMLSRVAIFAAEHNLDGMAWAHGIPGTVGGAVKMNGGAYDGCMSDIVCGVDAVTADGKQIYLTGEECQFSYRHSIFMDKNWTVLRAHFKLKRGQKATIQARMEELQGKRKKSQPLEFPSAGSYFKRPPGYYAAALIDECGLKGYRTGDAQVSEKHAGFVINYGNATAADMIALEMHIKATVKAQTGVELICEVVKLGL; encoded by the coding sequence ATGGATGCAATTCAAAACGTGACGGCGGCTTGGGAAACACAGGGGCGAAAAGCCTTACGTGATGAGCTGTTAAGTCGTCACACCACCTTTCACGTCGGCGGCGCAGCACCACTGATGTTGTTGCCGCAAACCGTAGATGAGCTGTTGATAGCATTGGAATTATGCCGCAACGCAAATATTCCATATTTCCTGCTGGGCAACGGCTCAAATATCCTGGCCGCCGATGAGGGTTGGTCAGGCGTTATCATTAAGACAAAAGACGGTTTGCAAGAAGTATCACTTGACAGCAACGACGGTGAAGGTGTTGTTGCTGACTGCGGTTTAATGCTCTCGCGTGTAGCGATTTTCGCAGCAGAACATAACCTGGACGGCATGGCTTGGGCACACGGCATCCCGGGCACGGTAGGCGGTGCGGTCAAAATGAACGGCGGTGCGTATGATGGCTGTATGAGTGATATCGTGTGCGGCGTTGATGCGGTCACCGCGGATGGCAAGCAAATTTACTTGACAGGCGAAGAATGTCAATTTTCTTATCGACATTCTATATTTATGGATAAAAACTGGACAGTGTTGCGCGCTCATTTCAAATTGAAACGAGGCCAAAAGGCAACCATTCAAGCGCGAATGGAAGAGTTGCAAGGCAAGCGCAAAAAAAGCCAGCCATTGGAATTTCCAAGCGCGGGCAGTTATTTCAAACGTCCGCCCGGATATTACGCGGCGGCATTGATTGATGAGTGCGGGCTGAAAGGCTACCGTACAGGCGACGCGCAGGTGAGCGAAAAACATGCTGGATTTGTTATCAATTACGGAAACGCCACGGCGGCGGATATGATTGCCTTGGAAATGCATATTAAAGCGACCGTTAAGGCACAAACAGGCGTTGAGTTGATATGTGAAGTGGTCAAATTAGGCCTATGA
- the whiA gene encoding DNA-binding protein WhiA — protein sequence MITFSQQVKQELCAVIADRPCCRRALLYGILLFGHTFSRNEVKIVTKYDCIVSIFQETTQELLGFSFEQKVMGDGKTVLSLRDKTHLYALFDLYDYGHSMSIALHINNALLEDECCRSTFLRGAFLSAGAVNAPMTDELRTTTEKFHLEISGSHYYVMREFLALLREMALDPRLTRRKSGYVIYFKAAEAIGDVLLLAGAQSAYMTVVMAQMERQLRNDVNRKVNCETGNLTRIVEAATQHRIATQKLMDSGAFAALSEDLQKTAMLRVENPEWSLSELAEALSISKSALNHRLRKIVQLSKE from the coding sequence ATGATAACGTTCAGCCAGCAAGTCAAGCAAGAGCTGTGTGCCGTGATTGCGGACAGGCCGTGCTGTCGGCGTGCATTGCTATATGGTATATTGCTGTTCGGCCATACATTTTCACGCAATGAGGTAAAAATTGTTACGAAGTACGATTGTATTGTTTCTATTTTCCAAGAAACGACGCAAGAACTGCTTGGCTTCTCTTTTGAGCAGAAAGTCATGGGCGACGGCAAAACCGTACTGTCATTGCGGGATAAAACGCATTTGTACGCACTGTTTGACCTTTATGACTACGGACACTCGATGTCAATTGCACTGCACATCAATAACGCGTTGTTGGAGGACGAGTGTTGCCGCAGTACTTTCTTGCGCGGTGCGTTTCTATCGGCGGGGGCAGTTAATGCGCCGATGACAGATGAGTTACGGACAACTACGGAAAAATTTCATCTTGAAATTTCGGGCAGCCATTACTACGTTATGCGCGAATTTTTGGCGTTGTTGCGCGAGATGGCGTTAGACCCGCGTCTGACACGACGCAAGTCGGGCTATGTTATTTATTTCAAAGCGGCTGAGGCAATTGGCGATGTGCTGCTGCTGGCGGGCGCGCAATCGGCCTACATGACGGTCGTAATGGCACAGATGGAGCGGCAGTTGCGCAATGACGTAAATCGCAAAGTCAACTGCGAAACAGGCAACCTCACCCGTATTGTCGAGGCGGCGACACAGCACCGCATTGCCACACAGAAACTCATGGACAGCGGGGCATTTGCAGCATTGTCCGAAGACTTACAAAAGACTGCCATGTTGCGTGTGGAGAACCCTGAATGGTCATTGTCGGAGCTGGCAGAGGCCTTGAGTATCAGCAAATCAGCGTTGAACCACCGGTTGCGAAAAATTGTACAGTTAAGTAAAGAATAG
- a CDS encoding acyltransferase domain-containing protein, with product MLEQIFDKLDMSQEARNVMADMRGKYGELQDLQNDLFNADVSEETLVEKTSQRAKELGVHEYTFALYLLVISAKKLRERYDEQGISDEIFWDSLMDIKYKMRECQEVHGIIGTFVFGWFSGFYRMQRFALGRMQYDIAKYWWKTPYENGDLHIEKGYPILSCHIPSSGEPLTKAVRLDSYRRAYEFTAGMDGYRPLVIICDTWLFYPEHKNFLPKNSNILDFMDDFTIVEHVETDGFPDAWRIFAAASKLPPEQWPTDTSLQRAFAERVRAGLPTGLGRGLLIFDGENIVHG from the coding sequence ATGCTGGAACAGATTTTTGACAAACTCGACATGTCACAGGAAGCACGCAATGTAATGGCGGATATGCGCGGAAAGTACGGTGAGTTGCAAGACTTGCAGAACGACTTGTTCAATGCCGATGTTTCGGAAGAAACATTGGTTGAGAAAACCAGTCAACGCGCCAAGGAGTTGGGTGTTCATGAGTATACGTTTGCACTCTATTTGTTGGTGATTTCTGCGAAGAAGCTGCGTGAGCGATACGATGAGCAAGGAATCAGTGACGAGATTTTCTGGGATTCACTGATGGACATCAAATACAAGATGCGTGAGTGCCAAGAAGTACATGGCATTATCGGCACATTCGTCTTTGGTTGGTTCTCCGGCTTTTATCGTATGCAACGGTTCGCTTTAGGGCGGATGCAATATGATATTGCTAAGTATTGGTGGAAAACGCCCTACGAAAACGGCGATTTGCACATCGAAAAAGGGTATCCCATACTAAGCTGCCATATTCCGTCATCGGGCGAACCTTTGACTAAAGCGGTCAGGCTTGATTCCTATCGCAGAGCCTACGAATTCACCGCCGGCATGGACGGGTACCGCCCACTTGTAATTATATGCGACACATGGCTTTTTTATCCGGAACACAAGAATTTCTTGCCGAAAAATTCAAATATCCTTGACTTTATGGACGACTTTACCATTGTGGAACACGTTGAAACCGACGGGTTTCCCGATGCTTGGCGTATTTTTGCCGCAGCAAGCAAACTACCGCCCGAGCAATGGCCAACCGACACATCGCTGCAACGTGCCTTCGCCGAACGCGTGCGAGCAGGGTTGCCGACCGGCCTGGGGCGTGGACTTCTAATTTTTGATGGGGAGAACATTGTGCATGGCTGA
- a CDS encoding methyltransferase domain-containing protein: MAEMWDMLDEHGNKTGRLMERGAPMADGEYHLIVHVWIMNPQGEFLISKRTPNKPWPNLWECTGGSAVAGDNSLTTASKEVQEELGLTLDPKNGQMFKRYNRKHYEVQHNDISDVWLFRQDFDINDVVLLPDETCDAVWASKSTILQMMEDGTFIPKHVYPYIDELFYFCDKPFWEIGYHDKNVSTFSKGATADVAAFHQNFKSNSRILDVGCGEGRNSIFLAEQGHTVDAFDLSEAGIAKAKAIAADKGVVVNFTACDVGDYVLGGDYDVILSHGVLHLPEKAVRDKFIANMQTHTKSGGYNLVDVFTNRVPATPDNAPFTKSLFDIGELPAKYDGWTILSHEEFTFCDAHPGGVSHEHAKERITAQKP; encoded by the coding sequence ATGGCTGAAATGTGGGATATGCTAGATGAGCACGGCAACAAAACCGGGCGCTTGATGGAACGCGGGGCACCGATGGCGGACGGTGAATATCACTTGATTGTGCACGTTTGGATTATGAACCCCCAAGGCGAGTTTTTGATATCCAAACGCACGCCAAACAAGCCGTGGCCGAATCTCTGGGAATGTACCGGCGGCAGCGCGGTCGCGGGTGACAACAGCTTGACAACGGCGAGTAAAGAAGTGCAAGAAGAACTTGGACTGACGCTTGACCCCAAGAACGGGCAGATGTTTAAGCGATATAATCGAAAGCATTATGAAGTGCAGCATAACGACATAAGCGATGTCTGGCTCTTTCGGCAGGATTTTGATATCAATGACGTTGTGCTGCTGCCCGACGAAACGTGCGATGCCGTGTGGGCGAGTAAATCAACCATTTTGCAAATGATGGAAGACGGTACTTTTATACCCAAGCACGTATACCCGTACATAGATGAATTGTTTTATTTTTGCGATAAACCGTTTTGGGAAATCGGGTATCACGATAAAAATGTTTCGACTTTCTCGAAAGGCGCGACTGCCGATGTTGCGGCTTTTCATCAAAACTTCAAGTCTAATTCGCGCATTCTTGACGTTGGTTGCGGCGAGGGACGTAACTCTATCTTCTTGGCCGAACAAGGACACACAGTCGACGCATTTGACTTGTCTGAGGCGGGCATTGCAAAGGCGAAAGCCATTGCTGCTGATAAAGGCGTTGTTGTCAATTTCACGGCTTGCGATGTTGGCGATTACGTTTTAGGCGGTGACTATGACGTGATTTTATCGCACGGCGTTTTGCACTTGCCGGAGAAAGCTGTGCGGGATAAGTTTATTGCTAATATGCAAACGCACACTAAATCGGGCGGCTACAACCTCGTTGACGTGTTCACCAACCGCGTGCCTGCCACGCCGGATAATGCGCCGTTTACCAAGAGCCTGTTCGACATAGGCGAATTGCCTGCGAAATATGACGGCTGGACAATACTTTCGCACGAAGAATTTACATTTTGCGATGCGCACCCCGGCGGCGTTTCACACGAGCACGCAAAGGAGCGAATCACGGCGCAAAAACCGTAG